In the Pseudomonas sp. ADAK2 genome, one interval contains:
- a CDS encoding DUF3313 domain-containing protein, which yields MKLALMMSTLCIASIGVVGCSSKVVEPDQYSGFLKDYSQLKEAKSPSGAEVMRWMDPKLKIDKFTSVYIEPTQLYPQPQPTVKIPQATLNGITGYYDQALKRELGKSLPLAAGPGPGVMVVRAAITAVSSKTEGLKPYEVIPIALVAAAVSTASGIRDQETTLATEAVFLDGGNNTVVAQVVRKGTGKPLENDTQVMKADDVKSVIDGWASDLHQSYLKLKSK from the coding sequence ATGAAGCTTGCGTTAATGATGAGCACACTGTGTATCGCCTCGATCGGGGTGGTCGGCTGCTCCAGCAAAGTGGTCGAGCCCGACCAGTATTCGGGGTTTCTCAAGGACTACAGCCAGCTAAAGGAAGCCAAGTCGCCATCGGGCGCCGAGGTCATGCGCTGGATGGACCCGAAACTCAAAATCGACAAATTCACCAGCGTCTACATCGAGCCGACCCAGCTCTACCCCCAGCCACAACCGACCGTGAAAATTCCCCAGGCCACCCTCAATGGCATCACCGGTTATTACGACCAGGCGCTCAAGCGCGAACTGGGTAAATCCTTGCCATTGGCCGCCGGTCCAGGGCCAGGCGTGATGGTGGTGCGCGCGGCCATCACCGCCGTCAGCAGCAAGACTGAAGGCCTGAAACCGTATGAAGTGATCCCGATTGCGCTGGTGGCGGCGGCGGTCAGCACGGCCAGCGGGATTCGGGATCAGGAAACGACCTTGGCCACTGAGGCAGTGTTCCTCGATGGTGGCAACAACACGGTGGTGGCCCAGGTGGTGCGCAAAGGCACCGGCAAACCGCTGGAGAACGACACCCAGGTGATGAAGGCCGATGACGTGAAAAGCGTGATCGATGGGTGGGCTTCGGATTTGCATCAGTCGTATTTGAAACTTAAGTCCAAGTAG
- the ccoN gene encoding cytochrome-c oxidase, cbb3-type subunit I, giving the protein MSTATIGQAYNYKVVRQFVVATIVWGVVGMAMGVFIASQLVWPEMNLDLPWTTFGRLRPLHTSLVIFGFAGSAQFAASYYAVQRTCQVRLYSDKLAAFTFWGWQSVIVIMLITLPLGYTTTKEYAEIEFSGAVWMTVVWVAYAIVFFTTVVQRKTKHIYVGNWFFGAFIVVIAMLHVVNHLSIPVDWFKSYPVYSGATDAMVQWWYGHNAVGFFLTTGFLGMMYYFVPKQVGRPVYSYRLSIVHFWALITLYIWAGPHHLHYTALPDWAQSLGMAMSLILLAPSWGGMINGMMTLSGAWHKLRTDPILRFLVLSLAFYGMSTFEGPMMAIKTVNALSHYTDWTIGHVHAGALGWVAMITFGAIYHMVPKVFGREQMFSTPLINLHFWLATIGTVLYIASMWVNGITQGLMWRAINDDGTLTYSFVEALQASHPGFVVRFAGGVFFLSGMLLMAYNCWRTVRVSDVAMAEREAQIA; this is encoded by the coding sequence ATGAGCACAGCAACAATCGGGCAGGCCTATAACTATAAGGTCGTCCGCCAATTCGTCGTCGCGACCATAGTCTGGGGTGTGGTGGGTATGGCCATGGGCGTGTTTATCGCCTCGCAACTGGTCTGGCCGGAAATGAACCTCGACCTGCCGTGGACCACCTTCGGCCGCTTGCGCCCGCTGCACACCAGCCTGGTGATTTTCGGCTTTGCCGGCAGCGCGCAATTCGCCGCCAGTTACTACGCCGTGCAGCGCACCTGCCAGGTGCGGCTGTACTCGGACAAACTCGCCGCGTTCACCTTCTGGGGCTGGCAATCGGTGATCGTCATCATGCTGATCACCCTGCCGCTGGGCTACACCACCACCAAGGAATACGCCGAGATCGAGTTCTCCGGCGCGGTGTGGATGACCGTGGTCTGGGTCGCCTACGCCATCGTTTTCTTCACCACCGTGGTGCAGCGCAAGACCAAGCACATCTACGTCGGCAACTGGTTTTTCGGCGCGTTCATTGTGGTCATCGCCATGTTGCACGTGGTCAATCACCTGTCGATTCCGGTGGACTGGTTCAAGTCGTACCCGGTGTATTCCGGGGCCACCGACGCCATGGTGCAGTGGTGGTACGGGCACAACGCGGTGGGTTTCTTCCTGACCACCGGGTTCCTGGGGATGATGTATTACTTCGTGCCGAAACAAGTGGGCCGGCCGGTGTATTCCTATCGCTTGTCGATCGTGCATTTCTGGGCGCTGATCACCCTCTACATCTGGGCCGGCCCTCACCACTTGCACTACACCGCGTTGCCGGACTGGGCGCAGTCCCTCGGCATGGCGATGTCGCTGATCCTGCTGGCGCCGAGCTGGGGCGGGATGATCAACGGCATGATGACGCTCTCCGGCGCGTGGCATAAGTTGCGCACCGACCCGATCCTGCGTTTCCTGGTGCTGTCCCTGGCCTTCTACGGCATGTCGACCTTCGAAGGGCCGATGATGGCGATCAAAACGGTGAACGCCCTCTCCCACTACACCGACTGGACCATCGGCCACGTCCACGCCGGCGCCCTCGGTTGGGTGGCGATGATCACCTTCGGCGCGATCTACCACATGGTGCCGAAAGTCTTCGGCCGCGAGCAGATGTTCAGCACGCCGCTGATCAACCTGCACTTCTGGCTGGCGACCATCGGCACCGTGCTCTACATCGCCTCGATGTGGGTCAACGGCATCACTCAGGGCCTGATGTGGCGCGCGATCAACGACGACGGCACGCTGACCTACTCCTTCGTCGAAGCCTTGCAGGCCAGCCATCCGGGGTTCGTGGTGCGGTTTGCCGGCGGGGTGTTCTTCCTCAGCGGCATGCTGCTGATGGCCTACAACTGCTGGCGCACCGTGCGGGTATCCGACGTGGCGATGGCCGAGCGTGAAGCGCAGATTGCGTGA
- a CDS encoding nitrite/sulfite reductase: MYQYDDYDRALVFERVAQFRDQVERFMAGELSEEEFLPLRLQNGLYMQKHAYMLRVAIPYGTLNAGQMRTLASIARDYDRGYGHFTTRQNMQFNWIELAQVPDILERLAQVEMHAIQTSGNCVRNITTEAFAGVAADELIDPRPLAEILRQWSTINPEFLFLPRKFKIAICSAKQDRAAIMMHDIGLYLYPGSDGQMLLRVIVGGGLGRTPILGLQIREGLPWQHLLSYVEAVLRVYNRHGRRDNKYKARIKILVKALGIDAFAKEVEEEWQHLKDGPAQLTDVEYERVASAFVPPVYQALAGTDLDFGTRLAQNPAFARWVARNVQPHKVPGYASVVLSTKPGIAAPPGDVTAEQMEAVADWSEQFGFGEIRIAHEQNIVLPDVTKADLYALWCLACDQGLGCANIGLLTDIIACPGGDFCALANAKSIPIAQAIQGRFEDLDYLHDLGDISLNISGCMNACGHHHIGNIGILGVDKNGSEWYQITLGGAQGKNSALGKVIGPSFSAAEVPDVIERIIGTFVRYRESEELFVDTVQRIGLEPFKERVYPKVLEASV, from the coding sequence ATGTATCAGTACGACGACTATGACCGGGCGCTGGTGTTCGAGCGGGTTGCGCAGTTTCGCGATCAGGTCGAGCGCTTCATGGCCGGTGAACTGAGCGAAGAAGAGTTCTTGCCCCTGCGTCTGCAGAACGGCCTCTACATGCAAAAGCACGCCTATATGCTGCGGGTCGCCATCCCCTATGGCACCTTGAACGCCGGGCAGATGCGCACCCTGGCGAGCATCGCCCGGGACTACGATCGCGGCTACGGCCACTTCACCACCCGGCAGAACATGCAGTTCAACTGGATCGAATTGGCGCAAGTGCCGGACATCCTCGAACGCCTGGCCCAGGTGGAAATGCACGCGATCCAGACCTCCGGCAACTGCGTGCGCAACATCACCACCGAAGCCTTCGCCGGGGTCGCGGCGGACGAGTTGATCGACCCGCGTCCCTTGGCGGAAATCCTGCGGCAATGGTCGACGATCAACCCGGAATTCCTGTTTTTGCCCCGCAAGTTCAAGATCGCCATCTGCTCGGCGAAACAGGACCGCGCGGCGATCATGATGCATGACATCGGCCTCTATCTTTATCCGGGCAGCGACGGGCAAATGCTGCTGCGAGTGATCGTTGGCGGCGGTCTGGGGCGCACGCCGATCCTCGGGTTGCAGATTCGCGAAGGCTTGCCGTGGCAGCATTTACTGTCCTATGTCGAGGCGGTGCTGCGGGTCTACAACCGCCACGGTCGGCGGGATAACAAGTACAAGGCGCGGATCAAGATCCTGGTGAAGGCGCTGGGCATCGACGCCTTCGCCAAGGAAGTCGAGGAGGAGTGGCAGCACCTCAAGGATGGCCCGGCGCAATTGACCGACGTCGAGTACGAACGGGTGGCCAGCGCCTTCGTCCCGCCGGTGTATCAAGCGTTGGCCGGCACCGACCTGGACTTCGGCACACGCCTGGCGCAGAACCCGGCCTTCGCCCGCTGGGTCGCGCGCAACGTGCAGCCACACAAAGTGCCGGGCTACGCCAGCGTCGTGCTTTCGACCAAACCAGGCATTGCTGCACCGCCGGGAGATGTCACCGCCGAGCAGATGGAGGCGGTGGCGGACTGGTCCGAGCAGTTCGGTTTCGGCGAGATTCGCATCGCCCACGAGCAGAACATCGTGCTGCCGGACGTGACTAAGGCTGACCTGTATGCCCTGTGGTGCCTGGCCTGCGACCAAGGGCTGGGCTGCGCCAATATCGGCTTGCTGACCGACATCATCGCCTGCCCCGGCGGTGACTTTTGCGCCCTGGCCAATGCGAAGTCGATCCCGATTGCCCAGGCGATTCAGGGGCGCTTCGAAGACCTCGATTACCTTCACGACCTGGGCGACATCAGCCTCAACATCTCCGGCTGCATGAACGCCTGCGGCCATCACCACATCGGCAACATCGGCATTCTTGGCGTGGATAAGAACGGCAGCGAGTGGTACCAGATCACCCTCGGCGGCGCCCAGGGCAAGAACAGCGCATTGGGCAAAGTCATCGGTCCGTCCTTCAGCGCCGCCGAAGTGCCCGACGTGATTGAGCGGATCATCGGCACCTTCGTCCGTTACCGCGAGAGCGAGGAGTTGTTTGTCGATACGGTGCAGCGCATTGGTCTGGAGCCGTTCAAGGAACGGGTCTATCCGAAAGTGCTGGAGGCGTCGGTATGA
- a CDS encoding fused MFS/spermidine synthase, translated as MSSRVASKSSAIPAPHVASPALLIPALLLFVSGAAALVYQVLWIKQLSLVVGVEVYAITTGTSAFFAGLALGGWLFGRWSDRLQQPVLLYAGLEVLVAIIGVGATFAMSLAASPFAWLEQHIGVLAWVLPFALVGLPALLMGGTLPVLVRSLAADPQQLGKAGGQLYAANTAGAIAGTLLAAFVLIATLGVRGSALAAAMLNLLAAAGALWFQRHRPFVADAPVKHHADKAPDRLALWLYSIAGGVALGYEVVWSQSIVQFMSTRTYAFAVVLATYLTGLFLGSALLARRVDRIRDPWGVFGLLIAGAGLIALLEIALLGRWLVLAQSVAEAWVLSLGASELVGMSTRFAVAALSIVFVPTLLLGAAFPLALRLSVGRERIGQDVGAVVAFNTLGGIVGVMLCGFLLIPWLGLVRTLGLLAVVAAGIGYFAVRKGHHVKKGRRQAVVAVGLLSVVLAIFTPVNKLASLLPGARNASLAFYEEGRGGTVAVVTQGKGEKAFQRLYIQGVSNTGDAMPSLRYMRIQALLPLLIHNGEPRSALVIGFGTGITAGALTRYPGLDHRVVAELLPSVVKAAPLFKGNFNAASDPGVDVRLRDGRQELLRNPQTYDLITLEPPPPSAAGVVNLYSRDFYQLAASRLEKNGLVAQWLPLPTQNIDDSRSLVRSFLDVYPYATLWTSEFHEMLLVGSMEPIELDAAKITQRFQQDSVRSTLQDVGIGSAAALLATWVTDRAGLEHFAADAPAVTDDHPRIEYAPWVRAKEISRVLPALLDLHVAPTLVNVDAGFNERMNAHRQRLMQFYRASLHAYDGDRDAWARDIGDVMRGDGGNPYYRWFVGQ; from the coding sequence ATGTCCTCACGTGTCGCCAGCAAGTCGTCGGCCATACCTGCCCCGCATGTCGCCTCCCCGGCGCTGTTGATCCCTGCCCTGCTGCTGTTCGTTTCCGGCGCCGCGGCGCTGGTGTATCAGGTGCTGTGGATCAAGCAATTGTCCCTGGTGGTGGGCGTCGAGGTGTATGCCATCACCACCGGCACCAGTGCGTTTTTTGCCGGATTGGCCTTGGGCGGTTGGCTGTTTGGACGTTGGTCGGATCGTTTGCAGCAGCCGGTGTTGCTCTATGCGGGGCTGGAAGTGTTGGTGGCGATCATCGGCGTCGGCGCGACGTTCGCCATGAGCCTGGCGGCCAGTCCCTTCGCCTGGCTGGAGCAGCATATCGGCGTACTGGCCTGGGTCCTGCCCTTCGCATTGGTCGGCCTCCCGGCGTTGTTGATGGGCGGCACGCTGCCGGTATTGGTGCGCTCGCTGGCCGCCGATCCGCAGCAACTGGGCAAGGCTGGCGGCCAGCTCTATGCCGCTAACACCGCAGGCGCCATCGCCGGCACGTTGCTTGCGGCGTTTGTGCTGATCGCGACTCTCGGCGTGCGCGGCAGCGCCTTGGCCGCCGCGATGCTGAACCTGCTGGCCGCCGCCGGTGCGTTGTGGTTTCAACGTCACCGTCCCTTTGTGGCTGACGCGCCGGTGAAGCATCACGCGGACAAAGCCCCGGATCGCCTGGCCCTGTGGCTGTACTCCATCGCGGGCGGCGTGGCCCTGGGATACGAAGTGGTCTGGTCGCAATCGATCGTGCAGTTCATGAGCACTCGCACCTATGCCTTTGCCGTGGTGCTGGCGACGTACCTCACTGGATTGTTTCTCGGCAGCGCGCTGCTGGCCCGGCGGGTTGATCGCATTCGTGATCCCTGGGGCGTATTCGGTTTGCTGATTGCCGGTGCAGGGTTGATCGCCCTGTTGGAAATCGCCCTGCTCGGCCGTTGGCTGGTGCTCGCGCAAAGCGTCGCCGAGGCCTGGGTGTTGTCGTTGGGCGCCAGTGAACTGGTGGGCATGAGCACCCGCTTTGCCGTGGCGGCGCTGAGCATCGTGTTTGTGCCGACCCTGCTGCTGGGCGCGGCGTTTCCACTGGCGTTGCGCTTAAGCGTAGGCCGTGAGCGAATCGGCCAGGATGTCGGCGCGGTGGTGGCGTTCAACACCCTTGGCGGGATTGTCGGGGTGATGCTCTGCGGGTTCTTGCTGATTCCATGGCTCGGATTGGTGCGCACCCTCGGACTGCTGGCGGTTGTCGCCGCCGGGATCGGCTATTTCGCGGTGCGCAAAGGTCACCATGTGAAGAAAGGCCGGCGTCAGGCCGTGGTCGCGGTCGGCCTGTTGTCCGTGGTGCTGGCGATCTTCACCCCGGTCAACAAACTCGCCAGCCTGCTCCCTGGCGCTCGCAACGCGAGCCTGGCGTTCTACGAAGAAGGACGCGGCGGCACCGTGGCGGTGGTCACCCAGGGCAAGGGCGAGAAAGCCTTTCAGCGCTTGTATATTCAAGGTGTTTCAAACACTGGCGACGCCATGCCGTCCCTGCGCTACATGCGCATCCAGGCGCTGCTGCCGCTGCTGATCCACAACGGCGAGCCGCGGTCGGCGCTGGTGATCGGCTTCGGTACCGGCATTACCGCTGGGGCCCTGACCCGTTATCCGGGGCTGGACCACCGAGTGGTCGCCGAGTTGCTGCCGTCGGTGGTCAAGGCTGCGCCGCTGTTCAAGGGCAATTTCAATGCCGCCAGCGATCCGGGCGTTGATGTACGCTTGCGCGATGGTCGCCAGGAACTGCTGCGCAACCCGCAGACTTACGACCTGATCACCCTCGAACCGCCACCGCCCTCCGCTGCCGGCGTGGTCAATCTGTATTCCCGGGACTTCTACCAGTTGGCTGCCAGTCGGCTGGAGAAAAACGGTTTGGTTGCGCAGTGGCTGCCGCTGCCAACGCAGAACATCGATGACTCGCGCTCGCTGGTGCGCAGCTTCCTCGACGTCTACCCCTACGCCACCCTGTGGACCAGCGAGTTCCACGAAATGCTGCTGGTGGGTTCGATGGAACCGATTGAGCTGGATGCGGCGAAGATCACCCAGCGCTTCCAGCAGGACAGCGTTCGCAGCACCTTGCAGGATGTGGGCATTGGCTCGGCTGCGGCGTTGCTCGCGACGTGGGTGACGGACCGCGCAGGGCTCGAACACTTTGCCGCCGACGCGCCAGCGGTGACCGACGATCACCCGCGCATCGAGTACGCGCCGTGGGTGCGGGCCAAGGAAATCAGCCGCGTGTTGCCGGCGTTGCTCGACTTGCACGTCGCGCCAACCCTGGTGAATGTCGATGCGGGGTTCAACGAACGGATGAACGCCCACCGCCAGCGCTTGATGCAGTTTTATCGGGCGAGTCTGCATGCCTATGACGGGGATCGGGATGCCTGGGCGCGGGACATTGGTGACGTGATGCGCGGGGATGGCGGGAATCCGTATTACCGGTGGTTTGTCGGGCAGTGA
- a CDS encoding cbb3-type cytochrome c oxidase subunit 3, whose product MIEIALNLFGVVGFWLAIEYCLKHQTPESLDEASLMPFADDPEVARRVELATGKKVKAVAPEEAKPGWGNLEV is encoded by the coding sequence ATGATCGAGATAGCGTTGAATCTGTTCGGGGTCGTGGGGTTCTGGCTAGCAATCGAGTATTGCCTGAAACACCAAACGCCCGAGAGCCTCGACGAGGCGAGTCTGATGCCGTTTGCCGATGACCCGGAGGTGGCACGGCGGGTGGAATTGGCGACGGGGAAGAAGGTGAAAGCGGTGGCGCCGGAAGAGGCGAAACCGGGGTGGGGCAACCTCGAAGTCTGA
- a CDS encoding putative Ig domain-containing protein encodes MKRALFSIIALSLLLGGCELSTLASCAGRAPLTIQPDSLASATTGKPYRVDVEVERPNVAVAGFYVDPAQPLPEGLKLVYEEGQNHAVIVGTPTKPGRYEVSIYLNTYGTQCTGQAAQRTYTLNVESH; translated from the coding sequence ATGAAACGTGCACTTTTTTCAATAATCGCGCTCTCGCTGCTGCTCGGCGGCTGTGAGCTGAGCACCCTGGCGAGCTGCGCCGGGCGCGCACCGCTGACGATCCAACCCGACAGTCTCGCGAGTGCTACAACCGGCAAGCCTTATCGCGTCGATGTCGAGGTAGAAAGACCGAACGTCGCCGTCGCCGGGTTTTATGTCGACCCGGCGCAGCCGCTGCCTGAAGGGTTGAAACTGGTTTATGAAGAGGGCCAGAACCATGCCGTTATCGTCGGCACACCGACAAAGCCCGGACGCTATGAAGTCTCGATTTACCTCAACACTTACGGCACCCAGTGCACCGGCCAGGCGGCGCAACGGACCTACACGCTAAACGTCGAGAGTCATTGA
- a CDS encoding helix-turn-helix domain-containing protein, whose amino-acid sequence MLSQRLLDDQLCLQLLPRAAYSARDPAQWHTLGVTLERQQGVHAIDSDRRVDFDTLPGVLARTPVGVEVFSESASGGEYLLLRMDEQFARQHLPSVNHRVQSAGHGPALGLARTLRRLLINPQPDRLALEQAALAFVGLANGQADAAQRLTPKAFSQVLDQIAVQFHQPLSLEQLAATYGHNELRFLRDFTRAIGLTPHAYLVEVRLQAARRLIEQTNLSLATIALDAGFAHQSHMGSAFRKHLAMTPSQYRSRF is encoded by the coding sequence ATGCTGAGCCAACGCCTGCTGGACGATCAACTGTGCCTGCAACTGCTGCCGCGGGCGGCGTACAGCGCACGGGACCCGGCGCAATGGCACACGCTCGGCGTGACCCTGGAGCGTCAGCAAGGCGTGCATGCCATCGATTCCGACCGGCGGGTGGACTTCGACACCTTGCCCGGCGTACTGGCGCGCACCCCGGTTGGCGTCGAGGTGTTTTCCGAATCGGCCAGTGGTGGCGAATACCTGCTGCTGCGGATGGACGAACAGTTTGCCCGTCAACACTTGCCTTCGGTTAATCACCGCGTGCAGTCCGCAGGCCACGGCCCGGCGCTGGGATTGGCGCGGACGTTGCGGCGCCTGCTGATCAATCCGCAGCCTGACCGGTTGGCCCTGGAACAAGCGGCGCTGGCGTTCGTCGGTCTGGCGAACGGACAAGCCGATGCTGCACAAAGGCTCACGCCCAAGGCGTTCAGCCAGGTTTTGGATCAGATTGCCGTGCAGTTCCATCAACCCCTGAGCCTGGAGCAGTTGGCCGCCACCTACGGGCACAACGAACTGCGCTTTCTGCGCGACTTCACCCGCGCTATCGGCCTCACGCCCCATGCGTATCTGGTCGAAGTGCGCCTGCAAGCGGCGCGGCGGCTGATCGAGCAAACGAATCTGTCCCTGGCCACTATTGCCCTGGATGCCGGCTTCGCCCATCAATCGCACATGGGCAGCGCCTTTCGCAAACACCTGGCCATGACGCCCAGCCAATACCGCTCGCGCTTTTAG
- a CDS encoding tetratricopeptide repeat protein has translation MPKHKNKAANPNPDSRPSLINRYLFPVTIGVLLLAVAAIGWFLFSSSTPAPLKPAPVSTPIAQPAKPAVIAAPATMVDEQQCQGCHTEQVKDWQGSHHQLAMQPATADTMLGDFNNVTFKAEKETTVFSRKGDEFWVNTPGIDGKNADFKAAYTFGIAPLQQYLIEVGEGRLQALGVAWDTEKHKWFHLYPGQGVNFKNPLHWSKPSQNANFMCVECHTTGYKRNFDAAKNTFESHWNSLGVGCQACHGPASNHVEWTAKKTDLIHSGFAVDLKDKNATVELETCARCHSRRAPLGDGYTVGNRLMDDYLPSTLTRELYALDGKIKDEVFEHGSFAQSKMFDKGVRCSNCHNPHSTQLKAPGTGVCLQCHNTAGKTAEEGVDGKGLQAKNYDSVEHTRHAMGQPGSQCVDCHLPGKFYMGNDFRHDHSFSIPNPERALRLGTPDACLTCHQGKAGDKVTEQFKLWNTASASAVQAPRYDESLWLIRNGQPGAAQALYEQLQRSNLPAIQRATLLSELPLYPSEQALKLATADLSNPAPQVRESAVRVISAFLPPAERAPLLTPLLGDPVKAVRIVAARDLLNVARNGLGSAQANWNAAIAEYEDVQKSLAERAEANLNLAMLYQASGRPADVEPLLRAALKRDPDFYPALVTLVQWLEAGGRGAEAQALLEQSVKEHPEAALLLHTQGLSLIRAGQTAQAMPLLRKAATLEPQSAQYGYVLAVALHDSGKVDEACEELERLLKVQPANRNARLSLIQYYLENGKEPKAQVLLQGWKKMNMGDPALK, from the coding sequence ATGCCGAAGCATAAAAATAAAGCTGCAAACCCAAACCCTGATTCGCGTCCGTCCCTGATCAACCGCTACCTGTTTCCCGTCACCATCGGCGTATTGCTGCTGGCCGTGGCGGCGATTGGCTGGTTTCTGTTCAGTAGCAGCACGCCGGCACCTTTGAAGCCTGCCCCCGTCAGCACGCCCATCGCTCAACCGGCCAAACCGGCGGTAATTGCCGCACCGGCGACGATGGTCGATGAGCAGCAATGCCAGGGCTGCCACACCGAGCAGGTCAAGGACTGGCAAGGCTCCCATCATCAATTGGCGATGCAGCCGGCCACCGCCGACACGATGCTGGGGGACTTCAACAACGTCACCTTCAAGGCGGAAAAAGAGACCACCGTGTTTTCGCGCAAGGGTGACGAGTTCTGGGTCAACACCCCGGGAATCGATGGCAAGAACGCGGACTTCAAGGCCGCCTACACCTTCGGCATCGCACCGCTTCAGCAATACCTGATCGAGGTCGGCGAAGGTCGCTTGCAAGCCCTCGGCGTGGCCTGGGATACCGAGAAGCACAAGTGGTTTCATCTCTATCCGGGCCAGGGGGTGAACTTCAAGAATCCGCTGCACTGGAGCAAGCCGAGCCAGAACGCCAATTTCATGTGCGTCGAGTGCCACACCACCGGCTACAAGCGCAATTTCGATGCGGCGAAAAACACCTTCGAGAGTCACTGGAACAGCCTCGGTGTCGGCTGCCAGGCGTGCCACGGTCCGGCGTCCAATCACGTTGAATGGACGGCGAAAAAAACCGATCTGATCCACTCCGGATTTGCCGTCGACCTCAAGGACAAGAACGCCACGGTCGAGCTCGAGACCTGTGCCCGCTGCCACTCACGTCGCGCGCCATTGGGCGATGGTTATACCGTTGGCAACCGGCTGATGGACGATTACCTACCGAGCACTCTGACCCGTGAGCTGTACGCGCTGGACGGCAAGATCAAGGACGAAGTGTTCGAACACGGTTCCTTCGCCCAAAGCAAAATGTTCGACAAGGGCGTGCGTTGCAGTAACTGCCACAACCCCCACAGCACCCAGCTCAAGGCGCCGGGCACTGGCGTATGCCTGCAATGCCACAACACTGCCGGCAAGACCGCGGAGGAAGGTGTCGATGGCAAGGGCCTGCAGGCGAAGAACTACGATTCCGTCGAACACACGCGCCACGCCATGGGTCAGCCGGGTTCGCAATGCGTGGATTGCCACCTGCCGGGCAAGTTCTACATGGGCAACGACTTTCGGCATGACCACAGCTTCAGCATTCCCAACCCCGAGCGCGCTTTGAGACTGGGGACACCGGATGCGTGCCTGACCTGTCACCAGGGCAAGGCCGGGGACAAGGTGACCGAGCAATTCAAGCTCTGGAACACAGCGTCGGCGTCTGCTGTTCAAGCGCCGCGTTATGACGAAAGCCTGTGGCTGATCCGCAATGGTCAACCGGGCGCGGCGCAGGCCTTGTACGAGCAATTACAGCGCAGCAACCTGCCAGCGATTCAACGGGCGACCCTGCTGTCCGAGCTACCGCTGTACCCGAGCGAGCAAGCGTTGAAACTGGCGACGGCGGACTTGAGCAATCCGGCGCCACAAGTGCGGGAAAGCGCAGTGCGGGTGATCAGTGCGTTCCTGCCGCCAGCAGAGCGCGCGCCATTGCTGACGCCATTGCTCGGCGATCCGGTGAAGGCGGTACGGATCGTCGCCGCCCGGGACCTGCTGAACGTTGCACGCAATGGTTTGGGCAGTGCCCAGGCCAACTGGAATGCGGCCATCGCCGAGTACGAAGATGTACAGAAGAGCCTGGCGGAACGGGCCGAAGCCAACCTCAACCTGGCGATGCTCTATCAAGCCAGTGGACGCCCGGCGGATGTCGAGCCGCTGCTACGTGCGGCGCTCAAGCGCGACCCGGATTTCTACCCGGCGCTGGTGACGCTGGTGCAATGGCTGGAGGCCGGTGGGCGCGGTGCCGAGGCGCAAGCGCTGCTGGAACAGAGCGTCAAGGAACACCCGGAAGCGGCGTTGCTATTGCACACCCAGGGATTGTCGTTGATTCGTGCGGGTCAAACGGCGCAAGCCATGCCGCTGCTGCGCAAAGCTGCGACGCTGGAACCGCAGAGTGCGCAGTATGGTTATGTGCTGGCGGTGGCGCTGCATGACAGTGGCAAAGTGGATGAAGCGTGCGAGGAGCTGGAGCGGTTGTTGAAGGTGCAGCCCGCCAATCGCAATGCGCGGTTGTCGTTGATCCAGTATTACCTGGAGAACGGCAAGGAGCCGAAAGCCCAGGTGCTGTTGCAAGGTTGGAAGAAGATGAATATGGGGGATCCGGCGTTGAAATGA
- a CDS encoding DUF934 domain-containing protein yields the protein MNNLLRLEEGVARIDVDDPWTLVREVDAELPPGRLILPLARWLDEPTRHAVWLGPDDEVESLKSCFNLLPLIALDFPSFRDGRGYSQAYLLRTRLGWTGELRAIGDVLRDQLSHMRQCGFDSFAVREDKSAEDALKGLAGMSVLYGRSVIEPRPLFRRR from the coding sequence ATGAACAATCTGTTGCGGCTGGAGGAGGGTGTGGCGCGCATTGATGTGGATGATCCGTGGACGCTGGTGCGGGAAGTTGACGCCGAATTGCCTCCGGGGCGATTGATTCTGCCGTTGGCCCGTTGGCTGGATGAACCGACTCGGCACGCGGTTTGGCTGGGGCCGGACGATGAGGTCGAAAGCCTGAAATCCTGCTTCAACCTGCTGCCGTTGATCGCGCTGGACTTTCCCAGCTTTCGTGACGGACGCGGTTACAGCCAGGCGTATCTGTTGCGCACGCGACTGGGCTGGACTGGCGAATTGCGCGCGATTGGCGATGTGTTGCGCGATCAACTGAGCCACATGCGTCAGTGCGGGTTCGACAGCTTTGCGGTGCGTGAGGACAAGTCGGCTGAAGATGCGCTCAAGGGGTTGGCGGGGATGAGTGTGTTGTATGGGCGGTCGGTGATTGAGCCTCGGCCATTGTTCAGACGCCGCTGA